One Halosegnis longus DNA window includes the following coding sequences:
- a CDS encoding SDR family oxidoreductase has product MERTALVTGCSSGIGRATARAFSDEGWTVYATAREDADLADLAGLDTETATLDVTSDDDVERVVDRVIEETGRVDCLVNNAGYGQYGPLEDVTADQLTDQLDVNVVGPHRLVRAVLPHMRAAEEGTIVNVSSVAGRVAPPGAGAYAASKFALEGYSDTLRNEVAGLGIDVALVEPGPVETPFRDRVEQELDTLARTDDYEWVYEMQEDAGLLSGSESPFASTPEEVAATILEAGVSTNPNARYAVGGFAKALLLGRFLPDGLRDRASALFRKL; this is encoded by the coding sequence ATGGAACGCACCGCACTCGTGACGGGCTGTTCGTCCGGTATCGGGCGGGCGACGGCCAGAGCCTTCAGCGATGAGGGCTGGACCGTCTACGCGACCGCACGCGAGGACGCCGACCTCGCCGACCTCGCCGGACTCGACACCGAGACGGCGACGCTCGACGTGACCAGCGACGACGACGTGGAGCGGGTCGTCGACCGCGTCATCGAGGAGACCGGCCGCGTCGACTGTCTCGTCAACAACGCCGGCTACGGCCAGTACGGCCCGCTGGAGGACGTGACGGCCGACCAGCTCACCGACCAACTCGACGTGAACGTCGTCGGCCCCCACCGGCTCGTGCGCGCCGTGCTCCCGCACATGCGCGCGGCCGAGGAGGGGACCATCGTCAACGTCTCGTCGGTCGCCGGCCGGGTCGCCCCGCCGGGTGCCGGCGCGTACGCCGCCTCGAAGTTCGCGCTCGAAGGCTACTCCGACACCCTGCGCAACGAGGTCGCCGGCCTCGGTATCGACGTGGCGCTCGTCGAACCGGGTCCGGTGGAGACGCCGTTCCGCGACCGCGTCGAGCAGGAACTCGACACGCTCGCGCGCACCGACGACTACGAGTGGGTGTACGAGATGCAGGAGGACGCTGGCCTGCTCTCCGGGTCGGAGTCGCCGTTCGCCTCGACGCCCGAGGAGGTCGCCGCGACGATTCTGGAGGCCGGCGTCTCCACGAATCCGAACGCGCGGTACGCCGTCGGTGGCTTCGCGAAGGCTCTGCTGTTGGGTCGGTTCCTCCCCGATGGGCTCCGCGACCGCGCCAGTGCGCTGTTCCGAAAGCTATGA
- a CDS encoding sodium:calcium antiporter — protein sequence MGFTDRFRHPLIPVFLAVGLTLPWVVSDLTGAADGFSELTVVAVAGLAVLGASFLLAWGAETAEKDVPRAFAIAVLAVLAVAPEYAVDALYAWQAGSGGATAEACAQFTTAQIENEINDLASACHNANLAVANMTGANRILIGLGWSGIAMFTLFRAGRSEDPAVESREGFLADRVNLDPSISTEIAFLFFATVWAFFVPLGGGIDILDMTVLVGLYVVYIGIILKGDVDDDDHQVGVPAYFQAKARHIRVPVVLTLFAYSGILIFTAVEPFAHGLESLGQQFGIPSFFMIQWVAPLASESPELIVVAYLVNKARSTAGFNALISSKLNQWTLLIGTLVVVFSIASGGYEHLPFDAKQSAEIWITAAQSLFALAILINFNISVREAVVLLVLFASQVILEFLIIRDVAIPFTSRELLIGYAVAYIVFALALFVYRRNALRQLFARLAETVKTVRG from the coding sequence ATGGGCTTTACCGACCGATTCCGGCACCCGCTGATTCCGGTCTTCCTCGCCGTCGGCTTGACGCTCCCGTGGGTAGTCTCCGACCTCACCGGCGCGGCCGACGGCTTCTCGGAGCTGACGGTCGTCGCCGTCGCGGGACTCGCCGTGCTCGGCGCATCGTTCCTCCTCGCGTGGGGGGCAGAGACGGCAGAGAAAGACGTTCCCCGCGCCTTCGCCATCGCCGTGCTCGCCGTGCTCGCAGTCGCCCCCGAGTACGCCGTCGACGCGCTGTACGCGTGGCAGGCAGGCAGCGGCGGCGCGACCGCCGAGGCGTGTGCACAGTTCACCACCGCACAGATCGAAAACGAGATCAACGACCTCGCGTCGGCGTGTCACAACGCGAATCTCGCCGTCGCGAACATGACCGGCGCGAACCGCATCCTCATCGGGCTCGGCTGGTCGGGCATCGCCATGTTCACGCTCTTCCGGGCGGGACGGAGCGAAGACCCCGCCGTGGAGTCGCGCGAGGGCTTCCTCGCCGACCGCGTGAACCTCGACCCGAGCATCTCCACGGAGATCGCGTTCCTCTTTTTCGCGACCGTGTGGGCCTTCTTCGTCCCGCTGGGCGGCGGTATCGACATCCTCGACATGACCGTGCTCGTCGGGCTGTACGTCGTCTACATCGGCATCATCCTGAAGGGTGACGTGGACGACGACGACCACCAGGTCGGCGTGCCCGCGTACTTCCAGGCGAAGGCGCGCCACATCCGCGTCCCGGTGGTGCTCACGCTGTTTGCGTACTCGGGCATCCTCATCTTCACCGCGGTCGAGCCGTTCGCCCACGGGCTGGAGTCGCTCGGCCAGCAGTTCGGAATCCCCTCCTTCTTCATGATTCAGTGGGTGGCACCGCTGGCCTCCGAGTCGCCGGAGCTCATCGTCGTTGCGTATCTCGTCAACAAGGCGCGCTCAACGGCCGGCTTCAACGCGCTCATCTCCTCGAAGCTGAACCAGTGGACGCTGCTCATCGGGACGCTGGTCGTCGTCTTCTCCATCGCGTCGGGCGGCTACGAGCATCTCCCGTTCGACGCGAAGCAGTCGGCCGAAATCTGGATTACGGCCGCCCAGTCGCTGTTCGCGCTGGCCATCCTCATCAACTTCAACATCAGCGTCCGCGAGGCGGTCGTCCTGCTCGTCCTGTTCGCCTCGCAGGTCATACTGGAGTTTCTCATCATCCGCGACGTTGCGATTCCGTTCACGAGCCGGGAGCTACTCATCGGCTACGCGGTCGCGTACATCGTGTTCGCGCTGGCACTGTTCGTCTACCGGCGGAACGCGCTCCGGCAGCTGTTCGCGCGGCTCGCGGAGACGGTCAAGACAGTCCGGGGCTGA
- a CDS encoding endonuclease V, which produces MDFAPDPALSRSEMESLQREIAAAATFTDDIDFTPEDVRDGDALVAGVDQAFLLDEDPERALSAVVVARGGEVIERTHAVTELSIPYIPGLLAFREGGPILAALDTLESDPDLFLFDGSGRIHYREAGLATHVGVITNTPSVGVAKSLLCGEPRASVDGLAEGERVAIDGDDQMPTDEVVGYAYQSRQFDSGRINPLYISPGHRVSAETAVEFVAACGGEYKLPEPTRQADAYADEKKQEYADTNA; this is translated from the coding sequence ATGGACTTCGCGCCCGACCCCGCCCTCTCGCGTTCGGAGATGGAGTCGCTCCAACGCGAGATTGCGGCCGCGGCTACCTTCACGGACGACATCGACTTCACCCCCGAGGACGTGCGCGACGGCGACGCACTCGTCGCCGGCGTCGACCAGGCGTTCCTCCTCGATGAGGACCCCGAGCGAGCACTCTCGGCCGTCGTCGTCGCACGCGGCGGCGAAGTAATCGAACGCACCCACGCCGTGACGGAGCTGTCGATACCGTACATCCCTGGTCTGCTCGCCTTTCGGGAGGGCGGACCGATTCTCGCCGCACTCGACACGCTCGAGTCCGACCCGGACCTGTTCCTGTTCGACGGCTCGGGGCGTATCCACTACCGCGAGGCCGGACTCGCCACACACGTCGGCGTCATCACCAACACACCGAGCGTCGGGGTCGCGAAGAGCCTGCTGTGTGGAGAACCGCGCGCGTCCGTCGACGGACTGGCCGAAGGAGAGCGCGTCGCCATCGACGGCGACGACCAGATGCCGACCGACGAAGTGGTCGGCTACGCCTACCAGAGTCGGCAGTTCGACTCCGGGCGCATCAATCCGCTCTACATCTCGCCGGGCCACCGCGTGAGCGCCGAGACCGCGGTGGAGTTCGTCGCCGCCTGCGGCGGGGAGTACAAGCTCCCGGAGCCGACGCGGCAGGCAGACGCCTACGCCGACGAGAAGAAACAGGAGTACGCAGATACAAACGCCTAA
- a CDS encoding rhomboid family intramembrane serine protease produces MAECDVCGKHIDMPYECRRCGGNFCAEHRLPENHSCPGLNEWNDPEGVFESDMDDKQTGRAGSGIFDSLSSGGGLLSYFDGNVSYLFLGIMVVVFAFQYMIYPLLGFEAVFSDVWRASFVLTAEHPEYVWTWLTSVFSHGGFTHLFGNGIALFFFGPIVERYIGSKRFTALFLASGVLAGLGQIALGLAVGDFTGVLGASGAIMAIMALLTVLNPDIKVLLFFFIPMPIWGLTLGYALISVFGAFGTFGGGIAHMAHLLGLVVGFVYGKRIEDEVSLPNQFQFGGGGGGGMGGMGGGGGGRRRF; encoded by the coding sequence ATGGCGGAATGTGACGTGTGTGGCAAGCATATCGACATGCCCTACGAGTGTCGCCGCTGTGGCGGTAACTTCTGTGCGGAACATCGCCTCCCCGAGAACCACTCCTGTCCAGGCCTGAACGAGTGGAACGACCCGGAGGGCGTCTTCGAGTCCGACATGGATGACAAACAGACCGGGCGGGCCGGCAGTGGCATCTTCGATTCGCTCTCCTCTGGTGGTGGTCTCCTCTCCTACTTCGACGGCAACGTCTCGTATCTGTTCTTGGGTATCATGGTCGTCGTCTTCGCGTTCCAGTACATGATTTACCCGCTGCTCGGCTTCGAGGCGGTGTTCAGTGACGTGTGGCGTGCGAGCTTCGTTCTGACGGCAGAGCACCCGGAGTACGTCTGGACGTGGCTCACCTCGGTGTTCTCACACGGTGGCTTTACTCACCTGTTCGGGAACGGCATCGCGCTGTTCTTCTTCGGGCCCATCGTCGAGCGGTACATCGGCTCGAAGCGGTTCACCGCGCTGTTTCTCGCCTCGGGCGTTCTCGCCGGGCTCGGCCAGATTGCACTCGGACTCGCAGTCGGTGACTTCACCGGCGTGCTCGGAGCCAGTGGTGCCATCATGGCCATCATGGCGCTGCTCACGGTTCTGAACCCGGATATCAAGGTGTTGTTGTTCTTCTTCATCCCGATGCCGATTTGGGGGCTGACGCTCGGCTACGCACTCATCTCGGTGTTCGGTGCGTTCGGCACGTTCGGCGGCGGTATCGCACACATGGCACACCTGCTCGGTCTCGTCGTCGGCTTCGTGTACGGCAAACGCATCGAGGATGAGGTGTCGCTGCCGAACCAGTTCCAGTTCGGCGGCGGCGGTGGCGGCGGCATGGGCGGCATGGGTGGCGGTGGCGGCGGTCGCCGACGGTTCTGA